The DNA window GGACTTCAATTTCTAGTGATAAATATGTAGCTAAATGTAGAAAAAAGATGGTCTCCTTTTTGTATATTCTTCTCTATTTCCTCCATGTGTGTTTTTGCATGTTGACACATAGTAATTCCACTCTTAATATTATTATGTACTGCCTAACATACAAAACATATTTGATTACATTATTGGTATTTGTCGTCATTGCTTTTATATGTTAGCTTCTAATTCTATTTATGTATgtgtttgagagagagagactaaGTGTTGTTGACAGAAGATAGAGAGCACAGATGAGGGGATGCATAATAGATGTATCTCTTTTCGTTTGTGCTCTCTATTCTCCTGTCATATACCTTCTTGTTCCTCTCACCGATCCCTAATTACTGTTTATTTCTGAAACAAATGATATCGGTTCTTCTTGATAAAGGGCTCGGTTTTAGATGAATATACATTTGCATTGCAGGTAACTAATTTCTTCACATGTGTGCGGTCAATGATCTTTGGTATTCATTAAATTGATTCACCGACTTTGCAAAGGTGAAATCCCATtggcaaagaaaaaaaaagcatgCAAAATGGCCTCAAACGCGTCGCATGTCGTGGTTGCGATTTGCGGTCTTTTATATTAGGGATGAGTATGACCTAAGTGAACTAAATATATTCATATAATACCTAAGTATCAaggcaaaaaaaaatcaattgtaTTGATCAAATGTGACGATGAATTATTGTGACGTGGTTATTTTAAAATGTGGGTGTGGCAAAGTATAGCTGGaattgaacaagcttttagatTTCAGATTCAAACAGTAGACACTTCGACTTGACTTACTTGTCAAAGTCAATATATGATAATTGAACATATTTCTTAACTGACTGTTGTTCCTGTCTGTGTGGATGCAACATTAATATTTTACTTCTTACAATTTTCACAACATGCAGATTAGAAATTGAGGTGGTCTAACTTTGTGTGTGAAAAAGTTCATTGGGGAAAACCTGATGATATCATGTGAACAATCAAGCAAGATAAAAGAAATTTAAGTTAATTTCTCTCTTTTCTAgattaaaatggaaatattttcttcaaattatatttatgtaTTCCCTTTTGTGTGTATGATTATAAAGAAGTGGATCGTGGATTTACGATAAAAATCATCGTCCTCTAGGAATCATCAAATCCAAACATGACGCACATAATAACCGCATCACAGTAAAAATCTTAATTTACACGATTTAAATATGATTTTCACTAATCTAAAGGATATATGTAgacttaaatttttttagaattaatttaaacaatagtattattttaatggTATCTCGAACTCAACCCAAAACTATCAACCTATCAGGTACCTAATGGTTCAATCTGATAAGAACGGGAACACAGTAAAGTTTGACCTAAATCTACTAATTTCGTATTATTCGTGTCGAAAATTATCCGCCTATATAAAATATAGAGGGTATATGTTTAGTCCAAAATTAAtaccttctattttattttattccattcACCAATTAGTTTGTTTTTATTCTTGATAATATGGTATTATATCACTTTCTTTTTAATACAAATATGATTGGAAATTAATTACCTTCGATTTATTTTTCTTCCataaatttatttctaaattttttaaTGTATGTTGTTTTGGTATTTATATGCTTTCCTAATTAATTCGAATAAATATATGGAATTATAGTTATTAACcattattaattagtttggatattttattttgtttttataattaggATTTTCTTTTAGTTTATTTCTTTCTAAATTAATTCCTTTTAAGTTTTATTTCCTTATATCTTAAAATTAGTCTATATATCAGggtttctttattttctttaaattagACCTTTTATCTGTAATATTTTGTCTCTTTTGAGTTATTTcttgaatttttaatttatcgAGATATGACTTATCAGACGAACTTTTACACTTGTTTGTGTCGTTAATTATTTTATCCACAACTTATTAAATTGTTCATTCATCTATTTGTGGCGTTATCCATCCATCCATTTTAAGTCTTCAATCGCATTCTTGGATTGTTTTCTCGTTGTTCAGAAAACAAAAGACGAGAATCGTATCActttcacaatttaatatactaatattttaattatatttatcttGTATTTTACTACATGCAGTATTTATTGATAGTGAACGgatatatactactcctataatACTATAAAGATTGTCATGAATATTAATAAATGACAGGATAAATTACTGTTATAGCATTGTTAACTCAGTGGATGCGTGGCGAATTGAAATTTTTGTAATTTACTACCATTAAACACAGCcatcaaaaatgaaaattttaagacaatgacgaaaaaaaaatttactagGAAGAAAGAACCGGAGAAGGAAGAGAGTGGTGCTCACAAAAAAAAACCGGAGAAGGAGATTCATTAACATTTGCCCTCCCTTTTACCACAAGATTCTTTGACCATCACCTCCTTCCTCTCCTCCTCCCTCTTCCTCCCTTCTTCCTCATCTCGCTGGATTTCATCTCAATTCATCATTCAACAACCTTTTCCCCCTTCTATTGTATCCATATATCTTCACCTCTCCCCATTCGGTTTCCTCATGATTCACCCGATCTCCCTCCAATCCTTCGATTTCCGAGCAAGAATAGGAAATCTGTAGCTCCGTCGAAATGGGTATCTGCCATTCCACCCCCAAGGAAAGCGCCTCCAgcagcgccgccgccgccaagcCCGCCGCAGAAGCCCACCACGAAAAAGGCAACGCCCCCTGGCCCGTCGCCAAGCTGCGCCCCCACTTCGCGTCGAAGAAGCAGGAGGGGTCCCACCACAAACCCAAGGATAATAATCAGAGGAATAAGCAACAGAAACAGAAGCAGAAGCAATCTCAGCACAATGCGAAGCACAACCCGAGAAGGCAGAATTTGTCGATTCCTTGTGGGAAAAGAACCGAGTTTGGGTACGAGAAGGATTTTAATGAGAGGTATACGATTGGGAAATTGCTGGGGCATGGCCAATTTGGCTATACTTATGTTGCGGTTGATAACCGCAATGGAGATCGTGTTGCTGTCAAGAGAATTGAGAAGAACAAGGTGAAATTTTTGTTGATGCTCAATTGTATTTGTGGTAATGCTTTTGATCAAAATGTGATGGTTTAGTTTTTGCCTGTTGTGATAGTTGGATTAGGTTTTTGACAATGTGCAGTTTTTCAATTGATAATTATGGATTGTCAAGCAATGTACTTGTTTAAATGCGTCTTTAGATATATTTTTCGGCTGTAAAGATCACATCTTTAGAAGACCTTTAAGCTAAGGCCAGGAACTCTCTAAACATGCTTCAAGAACATGGTACTTTTATTTATACGAATGGATAACTCGGTATGTAAAGCTGATCTCGAAATAAAACTGTAGAGTTTAGCTTTTTGTTGGACTTATTGCTTTTGTTAGGATTTGATATTAGTTAATAGTTTGCTTATGTTTATCATGTCAGATGGTTCTTCCAATTGCTGTTGAGGATGTCAAGAGAGAAGTCGAGATATTGAAAGCATTAGACGGTCACGAGAACGTGGTTCAGTTCCATAATGCTTTCGACGATGattcatatgtatatatagtgaTGGAGTAAGTTTCCGTAGCTTGTTTGTTACTATAACTGTTTTCCTGCTTCAATTTGTTATCACTATATTAATCtgaattagtttttatttttttgcggTTGCATATTCAGGTTATGTGAGGGTGGAGAGTTACTAGACCGTATATTATCTAAGTAAGCGCACCGCACCCAAGCTCTAAATTGTTGTTATATGAGTTTATTGAAGTTCTTGGCAAAGCATTATTCTAAGACTCAACCCCGATTCTCTTTAACAGAAAAGATAACCGTTATGCAGAGAAAGATGCAGCAATTGTTGTAAGGCAGATGCTGAAAGTTGCCGCGGAATGCCACTTACATGGTTTGGTACACCGTGATTTGAAGCCCGAGGTATTTGGAAATAGCTTAAGATTGTAACGTACTATGTTGCTTTATTTTCTGATCCGTGCTTCTCCTCAGAACTTCTTGTTTAAGTCGACAAATGAGGATTCATCATTGAAAGCAACAGATTTCGGACTTTCAGACTTCATAAAACCAGGTTAGCAGATTTTATCCTCTGTTTTTTAAACTTCCCTACTTTCTGTTATTGTTTGTTGAATACTTTTACATGCACGAACATGGATGTTTATCTTGTGCCATTCATTCAAATCTCTCATTGTGTTGTAATTTATCTATTTAATTGTTAATGTAGGAAAGAAGTTCCACGACATTGTTGGGAGTGCATATTATGTTGCTCCAGAGGTATTGAAGCGTAGGTCAGGCCCAGAATCAGATGTATGGAGCATTGGTGTAATTACTTACATTTTGCTTTGTGGCCGTCGGCCCTTCTGGGATAAAACTGAGGATGGCATATTTAAGGAGGTTGGATTCCCGTTATctacattaaaataatatactaagATTTTCAGTTTCTCACAGCAAAGATTTTCCAATAATTAATTGTAGTATTTGAGTTAAGATGTTTCTTTGTTTGGCTACTCGTAGCATGTCTAGAGATGATTGTGTTATTTAACCTGATGATACATGTGTTTATTGCTTCCTTCGGCATTGGTTTGAACACATGtttatttaatgtttatagGTTCTCAGAAACAAGCCTGATTTTCGGCGGAAACCATGGCCAAGTATAAGCGATGCTGCTAAAGATTTTGTGAGGAAGTTGCTCGTGAAAGATCCACATGCAAGACTTACTGCAGCCCAAGCTCTATGTATGTATTACTGATTCTTGAGCAAGAAATAAATACTTAATAATGGGATTAGTAGACTCATTCTTCAAACTTGTGTAGCTCATCCATGGGTACGAGAAGGAGGTGAAGCTTCAGATATTCCACTAGACATATCCGTTCTAGCCAACATGCGCCGCTTCGTGACATACAGCAGATTGAAGCAGTTTGCACTTAGggtaaaaaaaggaaattctACCGATCTTGTGTTTTATCAATCTATCATATCGCTCAAAGTAAACGCCCTTCtgattaatttaatactccagGCACTGGCTGGCACAATTGACAAGGAAGAGCTGGCTGATCTACAAGATCAGTTCGATGCAATTGATGTGGATAAAAACGGATCCATCAGTCTCGAGGAAATGCGACAGGTAGGTTTTGACCTCACTGATACTCCGAGGATTTCAAGTACTTCGTTTGATGTTCatttgtgtgtgtttatatCATGTGGGATAGGCCTTGGCGAAGGATCTCCCTTGGAAGTTGAAAGAATCGCGCGTACTTGAAATCCTTCAAGCGGTATGTTTAGTCATTTGGCTTGCTTTGTGGCAGTGTTGTGAGTTGGTAGTGATGAATGAATGGCATGTGTTGGATGTGAGCAGATTGATAGTAACACTGATGGACTAGTAGACTTCTCGGAGTTTGTTGCTGCGACCGTTCACGTGAATCAGTTGGAGGAACACAACTCAGAGAAATGGCAGATGAGGTCCAAGGCTGCTTTTGAAAAATTCGACGTTGACAAAGATGGATATATAACACCGGAGGAAATCAAGATGGTTAGTTGATGTTGAAATCAATAAAGTTATGCTATACATTTGTGATTGGGGAGAAATGCTGATCCGTTGCTATGTTTGTCAACAGCACACGGGGCTAAGGGGTTCGATGGACATGCTTCTAGAAGAAGCGGATATCGACAAAGATGGGAAGATCAGCTTGTCAGAATTCCGCAGGCTGTTGAGAACTGCGAGTATGAGCTCGACCAGTGTCACTCCAAGAGGTAATCAGCACCGGAAAAAGATGTATTGACGAACATGGTTTCGGCTTCTGTAACTAAGTTGCAGCATTGTCCTTCTCAACCGTAGTTAATACCAACAGGTGGTTTCTTGCTGTAAATTGTTTGTTGCTGCTGTTGGAGTTGGACCATCTTTCTTACATGTATGTATATACGTATCTATCAATTGGTTATActttattaaatgaaattcatttaatttcttGTATGCTTTTTTGACATAATTAtttgctttttctttttttttttctttcttttgggttggtTTAGGGCTGGCTAAATATACTGAAATACTAAAATACTGCActtatcgtatcgaaaaaataccggaaataccaaatttgcggtataccgaaagtTGCGGttcggtatgataccttaccgataGATTTCGGTAGGTAAAGGTATAGATTTTCCTATAGCGAGGTATACCGCATTTACGATATTTGCCAAAAATTCGAGTCCAAACACACACTCACGCTGAGATGCAAATCAAGTCCACGGTATAGATTTGATTGTGGTGTAGTTTTAATTAATCTTTTGGACATTACTTAAATaggtgaaattttattttaaatatttagcTACATAGAATTTTTTTGGTATGAAACACAGGTATAACGGTATGCCGGCCATACCTTATTTTTGTATACCGTACTCGGTATGTCATACCTTATTTCGGTATAACGTAAAAGTACGATATATCGCAATATTGTACGGTAATGGTATCGAAAATAATCATAAGGTATAGGTATGACATTTTCTCGTACCGCAATTTACGGTACGATATGCAGTATGACATTCTcggtgcggtataccgtaccgtgtcaCCCCTAGGTTGGTTTAAGTATTTATGTCCGCATCATTGTATTTTTAACGGTGGTGTGCGATCCCGTTCTGGGGGGACGTCAGAGGAAGCATAGCGGGACGTACGTCCCCATATCAAGCTTAAGGGGTGGCGTCCCACCAAGTGCCCTATGCCTCCCCGCCAATCACATTGTTCTTTAAGGCCCTGCTCGCGGTGTCATTTTCAACCCCGTTTTAActtttagataaaaaaaaagttgatttttaattgttaaaaattagattttatatactcctataaaagtctatttttgaaaataaaatgattttaatattttgcaaTGAGTTATATTAAAAGTAGGGTGAGAATTAGTGAAAGTGatatagtataaatttatatttgtgCTTAAAGCATCCTCAAGGGAGTAaggaaaatataaatatactataatCATCTATTTACCTTCTTAAAATAGGAAATATACATTtctaaaaaataatacaaagtactaaattttaaaggaaaatgtatataaaaaagggtaaattattttctaaaataaaaaaaatagtacaagGTGTATTCCAAAATTAGTGTttaagtaattttattttattttattattttgtagttatttatttttatcaaaatcaCCATTAAAGTGTCGAATCATTTGTCAAATAAGATGGGAGAACAGACAATAATTGCATCTAGGAATCCATTAAACTAGCCCCATCGCCTATCGAATTTTGGTCATCCCTACTTgcgttaggccatccacaacgctgtctctataccgtctcttaaaccgtctcttaactactatttgagcactatttgagggccccactgtccttttttcctccatctcttaactaagagacggaggctgcaacgctccgtctcttaaccgtctctataccgtctcttaattactattcattcaatttaatttataatttttttaaaacccaattcaatttaaacaaacacactttattaaaattaaaacaatattacaacttaacattaaaaaagcgaagacataattaaaattctaaaaaaataaaatgacataatttaatattctccgccaaagttttcccaaatgtgctcaattagatcctcttggagttgggtgtgggcgctagagtcgcgtgtccttgcccgaaaattcgctatgtggagaaatagcggtttccgcatgcggaaacggcgacggaaataggtatctccccaaatcgggttatcgcagaagtagtcgcgtactaaccgtgcggcggcttcctcccggttccgattgatgtacttccgggagcgtcgtgggggtggtgcggcttcctccgcctctcgtcgtcgatcttcttcgagtgattgttccattaattggcgcatttgctcaaaaggatccatttgtttgagttgattgaagatggaaattggagtgatagagaggatttgagaggaatagatgtgtgtttgtgtttgaaatgagtatggaatagaattatttatagagtaaaaaaattaaaaatttaaaaaatgaaaataaatatttaacggtaatattaccgtttgaaaaaaaaaaaattttttttttattaaaaatcgattttttttaaaaaaaaaatgaattattgcgtcatcagtgacgacgcccactcgcgggccagcgagtgggcgtcacgcacgcatggggacgtgccacgtgtctcgggcgcgtggcgagacagctcgtctcgtgtctctccgagacgagctacgcgacgagccggtcgcgagctggagacgagatggccgctgcaatgcgtctcgcgggggtctcgtctctccgagacgagacgcgagcccggcgcgagacgcgttgtggatggtcttacgAGCTTATTGAGTGCTGCTAACTACACTAAAATTTTACCAGATTAAAATTTTCAACACTTATCCTCAATAGAGAATTATTCAGATCATCCCACATATTTCAAGCTACAACACTAACATCTTAACTTTCACAGTGTCAATGTTAATTGGGCAGATATTCAATATTGAATCACTACTAATTTTCAATCATGGCTCCCTAATTCCCTTTATTTACTGGCCATTTTGCTTTCATTAGTTTACAGAGTATGCATCgtaatgaaataaattaaaagaaaagaacaacTAAATTATACTCGTAAAATTTTGTTGTGTTTAGCATTTGCGCAAGTTTTGGAGGAGGGAGTGACCCACGATGTAGAGTTGAgtcaaatttatatttattcatattttaattgttcTATAACGCAGCTAAGATTTCCAGGGGTCCCACCATAATTTTTGTAACACGCTTCTAActacaaaataatactattagaaTTTGACAAAACAAATGTAAAAGTGTTGAAAATGTTTGTGAATCTTGGCCTCCGCGTTAGGCTCGTGTGACGTGTCTACATATATTCACATTGTATTTTCAACTCATACTCTTCTCTACATAAATCGTAAACCTAACTAGTTAAAACgatattataaaattttcaaatattcgCGTTACAAATTTCGTAATCCATTAATTTCCATTTCACCGCTCACATTAATAAACTTTTTAACGGTCTATTCTCTTTCTTTTAACTTATCATAAAAATTTATGCAGTGTGGTTTCATGATCATCCAGAAATATTTATAGGCCTTCATTGCTTGTATTATTGTTTTAATTACAATAATAATGAAAATCGTCACATTTTAGGAATGAATTGCCACTACGAAATAAACACCAAAAGGAGACAGAATAGAGTGTCCTGCATTCTTCAATTTCTCCATGTTGTCACTGTCACCATTCAAACACTTTCAACTCAAATTTTGTTCACACTATGTTAATATTACATCCCATGATCTTCGCTCATAAATATGTGAAACGTCACAGGAgaagtaataaaaaaattagtagtactaatataaTGTTAAGTATTTGAGATGTAAAACAATGTAATGAATCATCAAATTAAgtcataaattaatttatcaaataaaaaaaacaagaggAGGAAGAAAAACGCAATTCAAGTAATTGTAATTTGTAACAAAGACTAATTCCAGTAAAACAAGTTGAGATATTCggtttttataattatataatccCAAAATGGACTCAACATATCATTTGATTCCCATTAAAAGTGACTGGTCATTCTCCTCCTAATTTATACAAGTAAAAGATGCGACCCAATCTATAGTCAAATCGATCTACCTATTTTCATAAAGAAAACCATAgctttttttattgaatttttggaaatatattagtaatatataaaaatcattttttatttcgGTATCCAGTCAGTCAGTCAGTCAGTCAGCCGGGTCATTGACGAATTCCGGTCCAACTTTCCCattcaaattattcaaatatCTTACTATaataatctatatatatatagagagagagatatgttTCCTCGTACCATAATTTACCTGTGTTGAGTCGTTGACACTTTCTAATCTATTCACAAACGCAACACACATTGAAAAAGCTGAGGCGCGTTTGGACTCGGTCTCCTCTCTCAACACACATAAATAAACTCATCACACACGCTCTTCACAAAATCACACAACCAAACAATACCTAACACCATGCTCAAATCATGGAGAAGGCGCTGCCGCCGCAACTCCGGCGCCACGCCGCCGGAGCTCACCATCCCCAACCATTTCCTCTGCCCGATCTCTCTCCACCTCATGAAAGATCCGGTCACATTGTCCACCGGCACCACCTACGACCGCCACAGCATCGAAACCTGGATCGAATCCGGCAACAAAACCTGCCCCGTCACGAATCAAATCCTCAGAGACCTCGAACCAATCCCCAACCACGCCATCCGAAAAATCATCCAGGAATGGTGCGTCGAAAACCGCTCCCGCGGCGTC is part of the Salvia splendens isolate huo1 chromosome 22, SspV2, whole genome shotgun sequence genome and encodes:
- the LOC121787407 gene encoding calcium-dependent protein kinase 28-like, whose amino-acid sequence is MGICHSTPKESASSSAAAAKPAAEAHHEKGNAPWPVAKLRPHFASKKQEGSHHKPKDNNQRNKQQKQKQKQSQHNAKHNPRRQNLSIPCGKRTEFGYEKDFNERYTIGKLLGHGQFGYTYVAVDNRNGDRVAVKRIEKNKMVLPIAVEDVKREVEILKALDGHENVVQFHNAFDDDSYVYIVMELCEGGELLDRILSKKDNRYAEKDAAIVVRQMLKVAAECHLHGLVHRDLKPENFLFKSTNEDSSLKATDFGLSDFIKPGKKFHDIVGSAYYVAPEVLKRRSGPESDVWSIGVITYILLCGRRPFWDKTEDGIFKEVLRNKPDFRRKPWPSISDAAKDFVRKLLVKDPHARLTAAQALSHPWVREGGEASDIPLDISVLANMRRFVTYSRLKQFALRALAGTIDKEELADLQDQFDAIDVDKNGSISLEEMRQALAKDLPWKLKESRVLEILQAIDSNTDGLVDFSEFVAATVHVNQLEEHNSEKWQMRSKAAFEKFDVDKDGYITPEEIKMHTGLRGSMDMLLEEADIDKDGKISLSEFRRLLRTASMSSTSVTPRGNQHRKKMY